The proteins below come from a single Chlamydiota bacterium genomic window:
- the folK gene encoding 2-amino-4-hydroxy-6-hydroxymethyldihydropteridine diphosphokinase — MKAYIGLGSNIGDRLGFLKQAISQISLLPQVQVLRLSSIYETEPVACEGEWFYNAVLEIDSSLDHLYLLHKLLNIQASLGRVIPERGRARTLDIDLLLYGQTVIEEELMHLPHARMHERRFVLEPLCELDENLIHPVIGKTMRELLIHLKDESVVKKIIPIKELANV; from the coding sequence ATGAAAGCCTATATCGGTTTAGGATCAAATATTGGAGATCGCCTGGGGTTTTTAAAACAGGCCATTAGCCAGATCAGTCTTTTGCCTCAAGTGCAAGTTCTAAGGCTCTCAAGTATTTATGAAACAGAACCCGTGGCCTGCGAAGGTGAATGGTTCTATAATGCTGTGTTAGAGATTGACTCGAGTCTGGATCATCTTTATCTTTTGCATAAGCTTTTAAATATTCAGGCCTCTTTGGGCCGGGTAATTCCTGAACGGGGACGTGCTCGAACTTTGGATATTGATTTACTGCTTTATGGACAAACTGTGATTGAAGAGGAGTTGATGCATCTTCCTCATGCTCGCATGCACGAAAGAAGATTTGTCTTGGAACCTCTTTGTGAGTTAGATGAAAACTTGATTCATCCGGTCATCGGGAAAACCATGCGGGAATTATTGATCCATTTAAAGGATGAATCTGTCGTAAAGAAAATTATTCCTATTAAAGAGTTGGCAAATGTCTAA
- a CDS encoding 4-hydroxy-tetrahydrodipicolinate reductase: MDQKIKFVMNGASGRMGRQIILNSLEDPTFQLVGALEREGSSLLGEDVGTVLGRGPLGVKFLSDGEEILKNAQVVIDFSSPEATLQLLKIVEKKKIPLVVGTTGFKTEEEKKIHDFSKKFACVKAPNMSVGVNLLFKLVEEAAPLLKDYDIEIIEAHHRLKKDAPSGTAKGILKVLAEALGRDLDGDVVSGRSGMVGERKKNEIGVFAVRAGDIVGDHTILFAGSGERLELIHRAHSREPFAKGALRAAQFVVKAKAGLYDMQDVLGLR; this comes from the coding sequence ATGGATCAAAAAATAAAGTTCGTGATGAATGGTGCTTCTGGCAGAATGGGACGCCAGATTATTTTAAACTCCCTTGAAGACCCGACTTTTCAACTGGTAGGGGCTTTGGAACGAGAGGGGAGTTCCCTTTTGGGAGAAGACGTTGGAACAGTGTTGGGAAGAGGACCTTTGGGTGTAAAATTTTTAAGCGACGGTGAAGAGATCTTGAAAAATGCGCAAGTGGTGATTGATTTTTCAAGCCCAGAGGCAACCTTACAGCTTTTGAAAATAGTTGAGAAAAAGAAAATTCCTCTTGTCGTGGGAACCACTGGATTTAAGACCGAGGAAGAAAAAAAAATCCACGATTTTTCAAAAAAATTTGCTTGTGTCAAAGCGCCCAATATGAGCGTGGGAGTAAATTTGCTTTTTAAATTAGTGGAAGAGGCGGCTCCCCTTTTGAAAGATTATGACATAGAAATTATAGAGGCTCATCATCGACTCAAGAAAGATGCCCCGAGCGGAACAGCCAAGGGAATTTTAAAAGTTCTTGCTGAGGCTTTAGGCCGGGATTTGGATGGAGATGTTGTGTCAGGCAGGTCTGGAATGGTGGGGGAACGCAAAAAAAATGAGATTGGGGTTTTCGCTGTTCGAGCCGGAGACATTGTGGGCGATCATACTATTTTATTTGCAGGTTCCGGTGAACGTTTAGAGTTGATTCATCGGGCTCACAGTCGAGAGCCCTTTGCCAAGGGTGCATTGCGGGCCGCTCAATTTGTGGTTAAGGCAAAGGCTGGGTTATATGATATGCAGGATGTGTTGGGGTTGAGATAA
- a CDS encoding LL-diaminopimelate aminotransferase encodes MNFTYADRLTKLPPYLFVEIDRAKRKALSEGKDIIDMGIGDPDIATPQPIIDRLSEAAQEPKNHRYALDAGLPEFRKAISEWYERRFQIHLDPNTEVLPLIGSKEGIGHIPLAFINQGNRVLVPEPGYPVYQAGTWFAGGEPIYMSLLEKNNYLPDFSLLSKNDLSKAKLMFINYPNNPTGATANLSFYDEAFQFAKKNHIFVCHDAAYTEIYYGEKPHSFLEVPGAKDIGIEFHSLSKTFNMTGWRIGFAVGNAEILKGLAKVKSNLDSGIFYAIQWAGVEALRLPDQELQHLLEIYRERRDVLVKGLRSAGWKVKNPDASFYIWASVPSGLTSKGMALQLLEELGLVVTPGVGFGSSGEGYIRFSITLPVERIREAVLRLEKRVVGRN; translated from the coding sequence ATGAATTTTACATATGCAGATCGACTCACAAAACTTCCCCCCTATCTTTTCGTGGAAATTGATCGAGCGAAGAGAAAGGCGCTTTCAGAAGGAAAAGACATTATTGATATGGGGATTGGGGATCCTGATATTGCGACCCCTCAACCCATCATTGATCGACTTTCAGAAGCGGCTCAAGAGCCTAAGAACCATCGTTATGCTTTAGACGCGGGGCTTCCCGAATTTCGTAAGGCCATTTCTGAGTGGTATGAGCGGCGTTTTCAGATCCATCTTGATCCGAATACAGAAGTCCTTCCTCTCATTGGATCTAAAGAGGGGATAGGTCATATTCCACTGGCTTTCATTAATCAAGGCAATCGTGTTCTTGTTCCTGAACCGGGCTATCCCGTGTATCAGGCGGGGACTTGGTTTGCAGGGGGTGAACCCATTTATATGAGCCTCTTGGAAAAAAATAATTATTTACCTGATTTTTCTCTTCTTTCAAAAAATGACCTTTCAAAGGCGAAGTTGATGTTCATTAACTATCCCAACAATCCAACCGGGGCGACGGCCAATCTTTCCTTTTATGATGAAGCATTTCAATTTGCGAAGAAAAATCATATTTTTGTTTGCCATGATGCGGCTTATACTGAAATCTATTATGGGGAGAAACCTCACAGTTTTTTGGAGGTTCCAGGAGCCAAAGACATTGGAATTGAATTTCATTCTCTTTCCAAAACATTTAACATGACAGGGTGGAGAATCGGTTTTGCAGTTGGGAATGCTGAAATTTTGAAAGGACTTGCAAAGGTCAAATCGAATTTGGATTCAGGAATTTTTTATGCCATTCAATGGGCGGGGGTGGAAGCGCTTCGTCTTCCTGATCAAGAGTTGCAGCATCTTTTAGAAATTTATCGTGAGAGAAGAGATGTTTTGGTGAAAGGGCTTCGCAGTGCAGGCTGGAAAGTCAAAAATCCAGACGCCTCTTTTTATATCTGGGCTTCGGTGCCGAGTGGTTTGACATCGAAGGGTATGGCACTTCAGCTTCTCGAGGAATTAGGTTTAGTGGTCACTCCTGGCGTTGGTTTTGGTTCGAGCGGAGAAGGCTATATTCGATTCTCCATTACTTTGCCTGTTGAAAGAATCCGCGAAGCGGTTTTAAGATTGGAAAAGAGGGTGGTCGGTAGAAATTAG
- the panB gene encoding 3-methyl-2-oxobutanoate hydroxymethyltransferase has product MSKDKVTPKFLQSKKQKGKKILALTAYDFPMAEILDEVGIDLILVGDSLGMVVLGDSTTLRVTMEDMIRHSLAVTRAVERSMVVADMPFLSYGITEEETLRNAGRLIQEANVQAVKIEGGKSMAPFTKKLVGLGIPVLGHIGMTPTHVLTYSGYHVQGKSASLKTEILEDALALEEAGALGIVLECIPSPLAEEVTAKLKIPTIGIGAGIHCDGQILVSHDLLGLYTQFQPKFVKRYACLSDAMKKAFENYKEEVEKGIFPGKEHSYLKPA; this is encoded by the coding sequence ATGTCTAAAGACAAAGTGACCCCTAAATTTCTTCAGTCTAAAAAACAAAAAGGAAAAAAAATTCTAGCCCTGACGGCTTATGATTTTCCCATGGCGGAAATTTTGGATGAAGTTGGGATTGATCTTATTCTTGTCGGGGATTCCCTGGGTATGGTCGTTCTGGGAGACTCTACTACCTTGAGAGTGACGATGGAAGATATGATTCGTCATTCACTTGCGGTGACTCGAGCCGTGGAACGCTCGATGGTGGTAGCCGATATGCCCTTTTTGTCTTATGGCATTACAGAAGAAGAAACTCTTCGCAATGCGGGTCGCTTGATCCAGGAAGCAAATGTTCAAGCAGTCAAGATAGAAGGGGGAAAGTCAATGGCCCCTTTCACAAAAAAATTAGTGGGTCTTGGAATTCCTGTTCTTGGCCACATTGGAATGACTCCTACTCATGTCCTGACTTACAGTGGTTATCATGTTCAGGGTAAGAGCGCTTCTCTAAAAACAGAAATTCTGGAAGATGCTTTGGCTTTGGAGGAAGCGGGCGCTTTAGGTATTGTTCTAGAATGTATTCCCTCTCCTCTTGCAGAAGAGGTCACGGCCAAGCTTAAGATTCCCACGATTGGAATTGGAGCGGGAATTCATTGTGATGGACAAATTTTGGTGAGTCATGATTTACTTGGGCTTTATACTCAATTTCAACCCAAATTCGTCAAACGCTATGCCTGTCTTTCGGATGCGATGAAAAAGGCTTTTGAAAATTATAAAGAAGAGGTTGAAAAAGGAATTTTCCCAGGGAAGGAACATAGTTACCTAAAACCTGCGTGA
- a CDS encoding IS630 family transposase gives MMSRVAEPIVLSSEERATLDGWSRQRSAPLRLVQRANIIRMASGGVMNQDIALQMNISRPTVQLWRDRFLSLRLSGLEKDAPRPGRIPKISEGKIREVVNATLHSTPLNATHWSTRSMAKAQGLSEATVRRIWKQHNLKPHLIETFKLSNDKHFIEKLHDVVGLYLNPPDKALVLCFDEKSQIQALERSQPMFAMRPGIPAKQTHDYKRHGTTTLFAALSMLDGKVIGDCMPRHRHQEFIRFLKHIDEETSHELDLHLIIDNYSTHKHDGVKSWIRRHPRFHLHFIPTSSSWLNMVERWFREITDKRIRRGSFYNVPVLIQAINQYIENHNQNPKIFIWSASVERILEKISKVKKR, from the coding sequence ATGATGAGCCGTGTTGCGGAACCCATAGTGTTATCATCCGAAGAGCGAGCCACCTTGGATGGGTGGTCTCGCCAAAGAAGCGCGCCTTTAAGGCTTGTCCAGCGAGCCAATATTATACGCATGGCATCAGGGGGTGTTATGAACCAGGATATTGCCTTGCAAATGAACATTTCACGGCCAACTGTCCAGCTTTGGCGGGACCGGTTTCTATCTCTTAGATTATCTGGCCTTGAAAAAGATGCGCCTCGTCCAGGCCGCATCCCAAAGATATCGGAAGGTAAAATACGCGAGGTTGTTAATGCGACCCTGCACTCAACACCACTTAACGCTACCCATTGGAGCACTCGGAGCATGGCAAAGGCCCAGGGCTTAAGCGAAGCTACTGTGCGCCGCATCTGGAAGCAGCATAATCTAAAACCTCATCTCATTGAAACTTTCAAACTTAGCAACGACAAACACTTTATTGAAAAGCTACATGACGTTGTAGGCCTGTATCTGAATCCACCTGATAAGGCTTTGGTTCTGTGTTTTGACGAGAAAAGTCAGATTCAGGCGCTTGAACGTTCACAACCCATGTTCGCCATGAGACCGGGTATTCCGGCTAAACAAACCCATGACTATAAGCGTCACGGGACAACGACTCTCTTTGCGGCTCTCTCCATGCTGGACGGCAAAGTCATCGGTGACTGCATGCCGAGACACCGGCATCAGGAGTTCATTCGCTTTCTGAAGCATATTGATGAAGAAACTTCTCATGAATTGGATCTTCATCTAATCATCGACAACTACAGCACCCATAAACACGACGGCGTAAAATCCTGGATCAGGCGTCACCCTCGCTTTCATTTACATTTTATTCCTACATCAAGTTCCTGGCTTAACATGGTGGAACGCTGGTTTCGGGAGATCACCGACAAAAGAATACGCCGTGGATCTTTTTATAATGTCCCTGTGCTCATCCAAGCAATCAATCAATACATTGAAAATCACAATCAAAACCCAAAGATCTTTATCTGGAGCGCTTCGGTAGAACGCATCCTGGAAAAGATCTCAAAAGTAAAGAAGCGTTAG